AGGCGGTCTTCTGACAGCAGCGCCAGCTTTGCCGACGTTTTCGCCATCTGCATCAGCGAAAAACCGGCCTCCATCATGCGGGCGCCGCCCGATTTGGAGATCATCAGGAAAGGCGTGCGGGCCTCGCGGGCATGGTCGATGGCGCGGGCAATCTTCTCGCCTACCACCGAGCCCATCGAGCCGCCGATAAAGGCGAAGTCCATACAGGCGATGGTGATGTCCTGGCCGTTCATTTTGCCGTAGGCTGTCCGTACGGCGTCTTTCAGGCCTGTCTTTTTCTCTGTGGCGGCAATGCGCTGCGGGTACGGCTTGGAATCCACGAAGTGGAGCGGGTCGCCGGAGGTCAGGTTATCGTCCATCTCCGTGTACTTGTTGTCGTCGAACAGGATGGCAAAATACTCCTCCGAGCCAATCCGGTCGTGGTAGTCGCACTTCACGCAGGTGTTCAGGTTTTTGCGGTGCTCGGCCATGCTGGTCACTGCTTTGCACTCCGGGCACTTATACCACAACCCGTCCGGCGTCTCCTTTTTCTCTTCTGTGGGGGTGTGTATTCCTTTCTCGACTCTTTTAAACCAAGGCATCATAGACAAAAGCGTGCTAGCCGCACTTTTAAATTTGGGTGTATGCTTTGCCGGGCAGCAAGGCATCTATAAACGCACTACCTGCCCCGTACATCCCCTAAAAGAGGTGCCGGAAAGGCAGGCCACAAAAATATGTAATTATCCGCAGTTGTGCTACAAATTACGCGACTGTAATCTCGCTGGCCAGGTACACGTCCTGCACGGCGTTCAGCAGCTCCACGCCGTCGGCAAACGCCCGCTGGAACGCCCGCCGCCCCAGAATCAGGCCCATACCGCCCGCCCGCTTGTTGATGACCGCCGTGCGCACCGACTGCTGCAGGTCGGTATCGCCCTGCGACTCGCCGCCGGAGTTGATGAGCCCCGCGCGGCCCATATAGCAGTTGGCCACCTGATAGCGGCACAGGTCAACCGGATGGTCTGTGCTCAGCTCGGTGTACATCCGCTTGTCTGATTTGGAGAAGCCGATGGCGGTGAAGCCGCCGTTCGTTTCGGGCAGTTTCTGCTTGATGATGTCGGCCTGGATGGTGACACCCAGGTGGTTGGCCTGCCCGGTAAGGTCGGCGGCCACATGGTAATCGGTGCCGTCTTTTTTGAAGGCGCTGTTGCGGGTGTAGCACCACAGGATAGTGGCCATGCCCAGCTGGTGCGCCCGCTCGAATGCCTCTGCCACCTCCAGGATCTGCCGCGACGACTCCTCCGAGCCGAAGTAGATGGTGGCCCCCACGGCCACTGCGCCCAGGTTCCAGGCCTCCTCCACCGAGCCAAACATAATCTGGTTGTATTTAGTGGGGTAGGTCAGCAGCTCGTTGTGGTTTATCTTGACGATGAAAGGAATCTTGTGCGCGTACTTTCTCGACACCATGGCCAGGTTGCCGAAGGTGGTGGCCACGGCGTTGCAGCCGCCCTCCAGGGCCAGCTCCAGTATATTTTCCGGATCGAAGTAGATGGGGTTCGGGGCAAACGAGGCGCCCGCCGTGTGCTCGATGTCCTGGTCTATGGGCAGAATGGATATATAGCCAGTACCCGCCAGGCGGCCGTGGCTGTAGAGCTGCTGCAGGTTGCGCAGCACCTGCGGACTCCTGTTAGTCTGCGCAAAAACCCTGTCCACGAAGTCTGGGCCGGGCAGGTGCAGTTGCGCCCTCGGGAAAGTTTTGCTCTCGTGCTGCAGCAGGCTCTCCGCATCAGCACCAAGCAGCGAGACAATGTCTTTGTAGGTCATATGCCTTACGTTTTGGTGATGGGATATGATTTCCTGTTTACGAGTCTGCAGGGAATTCAGGCGAAAGGCGCGGCCGTAGCGGGATAACAGGGCGCGCTGCCGCAGGTGCCGTTGGGCTGCTCGGTTAGCGGCGACTACATATTAACGGGGTTTCTAAAACATACTGCCTCTCGCTGATGGCTATATGAACCGAGCTGGCCGGGAGGGCCCCAGGCTATATATCGGTTTAGAAAATGGCAATGGCCGTACACGCTACAGCCCTATATGCCTATATATAAGAAGAGCGTCCCGCAGTGCAGCGGGACGCTCTTCTTATATATAGGCATAAATTATATAGGCTCAGACGCCGGTTACTCGTTATATATAACATGCAGCAGCGTCTGCCCCACCGCCTTCAGCGTATTTTTGCTGATTACGTCCATGTTGTCGGAGTGGCGGTGATGGTACGGCCCGAAGTAATCGTCCGGGTTGCTCATGTTATACTCAATAATGTCGATCATGCGGATGCCGCCGAGCTTGTTCACGTAGTAGTGGTCGTCGATAATGGCCGGGGCATTCTCGTATTTAAAGTAATCGGAGTAGCCGATGCTGTTTCCGGCCTTCCACACTTTGCTCACTATCGGGCGTGCATACTGCATGGAGTGGCCCTCGCGTGCAAAGCGGGCGTTTTCGGCGCCCACCATATCCAGCAGTATGCCGTAGTTGGCCCTGTAATTGGGCACATGCTTGTTCTTGCTCCAGTACTGCGAGCCCAGCGCCCAGGTGTCCTGCTGGTAAGGCAGGTCGCTGTTGTCCGGCTGCCCGTAATCCTCTCCGTCAAAGAAGACCATATCCACGCCCACGCCCGGCTTTTTCTCCGCCTCGTGCAGCGTTCTGGCAATTTCCAGCAGCACGCCCACACCGCTGCCGCCGTCGTTGGCCCCGTCTATCGGCTCATCCTTCTTCGTTTCGTCTTTGTCGGCGAAGGGGCGGGTGTCCCAATGGGCTGCCAGTAGCACCCGGTTAGCGGCGCCAGGGTTAAAAGAGGCGATGATGTTGCGCAGGTTCAGGGTGGTGCCGTCGTAGGCCTTCGCCTGAAACTTCTGCTCTGTCACCTCCGCGCCGTATTCCTTCAGCTTTTGTACTATCCACTCTCCAGTGGCGTAATGAGCCGCCGTGTTCGGCACGCGCGGCCCGAAAGCCACCTGTTTTGCCACAAAGGCGTAGGCCGAGTCGGCGTTAAAGGCGGGTGCCTGCACCGTCTCCTTCTGCTCCTCTGCCTGCGACTGTTGCGCGCCGCCCTTCTCTGCCGAGTCGCACCCGTAAAAGAAGAGGGAGCAGCACAGGAGCAGTGTCAGCATATTCAATCTATTCTTCATAAGCCCAGTCAATTCCTGTTTTCAGGTCTTTGATCGTGATGCCCTGCTTCTTCAGCTCGGCCCGGATCACGTCTACCTTGTCGTAATTTTTAGTTTCTTTGGCCTCTTTGTAAAACTGCAGCACCAGGTCCAGCATCTCCCCCAGGTCGCCCACCGGCTCTTCCTGCAGCCCCAGCACGTTCAGCACCAGCTCCTGGTAAGTGCTCCGGACGGTGTCGAAGGTGCCGCGCGACAGCTGCTCCATCCTGATCTGCCCCAGGTTCAAACTGTTGATCTTCTTCAGCAGGTTGAACAGCGCGGCGATGGTGCGGGCGGTGTTCAGGTCGTCGTTCATACCCCGGTAGCAGTCCTCCGCCAGCTTCAGCAACTCTTCGTTCAGTTTGGCGTCCGGCTCCGCCGGTTCCTCCGGGTACTTCAGCTTCTTCAGTATGCCCAGGCCGTTCATCA
This window of the Pontibacter russatus genome carries:
- the accD gene encoding acetyl-CoA carboxylase, carboxyltransferase subunit beta yields the protein MPWFKRVEKGIHTPTEEKKETPDGLWYKCPECKAVTSMAEHRKNLNTCVKCDYHDRIGSEEYFAILFDDNKYTEMDDNLTSGDPLHFVDSKPYPQRIAATEKKTGLKDAVRTAYGKMNGQDITIACMDFAFIGGSMGSVVGEKIARAIDHAREARTPFLMISKSGGARMMEAGFSLMQMAKTSAKLALLSEDRLPYISLLTDPTTGGVTASYAMLGDFNISEPGALIGFAGPRVIRETIGKDLPKDFQSAEFVLEHGFLDFIVDRKALKQKLTDLLAMVMPAEAPKREQPKKLAASTKAS
- a CDS encoding class I fructose-bisphosphate aldolase codes for the protein MTYKDIVSLLGADAESLLQHESKTFPRAQLHLPGPDFVDRVFAQTNRSPQVLRNLQQLYSHGRLAGTGYISILPIDQDIEHTAGASFAPNPIYFDPENILELALEGGCNAVATTFGNLAMVSRKYAHKIPFIVKINHNELLTYPTKYNQIMFGSVEEAWNLGAVAVGATIYFGSEESSRQILEVAEAFERAHQLGMATILWCYTRNSAFKKDGTDYHVAADLTGQANHLGVTIQADIIKQKLPETNGGFTAIGFSKSDKRMYTELSTDHPVDLCRYQVANCYMGRAGLINSGGESQGDTDLQQSVRTAVINKRAGGMGLILGRRAFQRAFADGVELLNAVQDVYLASEITVA
- a CDS encoding M28 family peptidase: MKNRLNMLTLLLCCSLFFYGCDSAEKGGAQQSQAEEQKETVQAPAFNADSAYAFVAKQVAFGPRVPNTAAHYATGEWIVQKLKEYGAEVTEQKFQAKAYDGTTLNLRNIIASFNPGAANRVLLAAHWDTRPFADKDETKKDEPIDGANDGGSGVGVLLEIARTLHEAEKKPGVGVDMVFFDGEDYGQPDNSDLPYQQDTWALGSQYWSKNKHVPNYRANYGILLDMVGAENARFAREGHSMQYARPIVSKVWKAGNSIGYSDYFKYENAPAIIDDHYYVNKLGGIRMIDIIEYNMSNPDDYFGPYHHRHSDNMDVISKNTLKAVGQTLLHVIYNE